The region CCCACGCACTTTCCGCCGACGGCTAAACGAGTGATCTATTTGCACATGGTCGGTGGGCCGTCGCAGATGGATTTGTTTGACTACAAGCCTCAAATGAAAGACTGGTACGACAAAGATCTGCCAGAATCGATTCGCAACGGTCAGCGTCTGACCACGATGACCAGCGGGCAATCTCGTTTTCCGATTTCGCCCTCGAAGTACAAGTTCACGCAAGCTGGCGAATGTGGCATGTGGCTCAATCAAGAGTTGCTACCCAACCTTGCCAAAAAGGCGGACGAGATTTGCTGGATGCGTTCGCTGAATACCGAAGCGATCAACCACGAGCCGGCAATCGCGGCGATGCAGACAGGCAATCAAGTTGCCGGTCGTCCTTGTCTCGGGTCATGGGCTTCGTACGGCTTGGGTTCGATGAATGAAAACTTGCCGGCATTCGTCGTGTTGGTTGCGATCCCTAGCAACCGTGAACAAGAGCAGGCGATTTCCGCACGGCTATGGCATTCTGGATATCTGCCTGGTGAACATGCCGGTGTCTCGTTCCGAAGTTCCGGCGATCCGATTCTCTATATCAACAACCCGCCCGGGGTTCCCGATCAACTGCGTAAGCGATCGATTGAACAGTTGAATGAAATGAATCGTTTGAATCTGGAGCGATACCACGATCCCGATACCGCAACGCGGATTCGCCAATATGAAATGGCGTATCGGATGCAAGCGAGTGTTCCTGAATTGACCGATATCGCCAGTGAATCGCAGCATACGTTTGAGCTGTATGGTGAAGCGGCGAAAAAACCTGGGACGTTTGCCAACTCCGTCTTGATGGCTCGTCGTCTTGCCGAGCGTGGCGTACGATTCATTCAGGTCTATCACAACAATTGGGATCACCATGGAAACCTTGCAGGACGGATGCCAAGTCAGTGTAAAGACGTGGACCAACCATGCTATGCGTTGTTGGAAGATCTGAAACAACGAGGGATGTTGGAAGACACCTTGGTAATCTGGGGTGGCGAATTCGGACGGACCATCTATACCCAAGGTCGTCTATCCAGAGACAACTATGGGCGTGACCATCACCCACGTTGTTTCAGCATGTGGATGGCGGGTGGTGGTGCCAAAGGCGGAACGATTTACGGCGAAACCGACGAGTTTAGCTACAACATCGTCAAAGATCCGATCCACATTCGTGACTTCCACGCGACGGTTCTACATCTGTTGGGATTTGATCACGAGCGATTCACGTACCGCTATCAAGGTTTGGATCAAAAGCTAACCGGGGTGGAACCGGCCCATGTGATCAAGCCCTTGATCGCGTAAGGCGAGCAAGCTGCTTCAACCATTTGCACAGCGTTGTCGGCATCAACGCTGTCAAAGGAACTGTCGCCGCGAAAGACGAAGCATCAACCATGCGACTGGAATGTGGTTAGCAAAAGCACCTCAGCAATCTACTGAAGTGCTTTCTTGAGGAAGCGTTTCAATGCAGGTTTGGCAGCTTGTCCGAGACGATTGATCGAAAGCGTCGTTTCGTCATCGTCGCCCTGCACCGATATGTTGACTTCGGCTAGTTCCGCGACCTCCGATTTGGCGATCGAATCGCGCGACACGATCTTCACCGCATCCAGTTCACGAGTCTTGATCGACAGGCGGACTTTTCCGTCATCGCCGACGACATCAACACGGTTTGATGCGGCCATTTTTAGGCTATCCTCGCCCGCGATCTTTTCGATTTGGGTGAAAAGTCGATCAGGAAGGTTCAATGGCCATTCAGGTTTCTCGTTGTTTTCAAAGCCTTTGTGCATCGAGTGCCATTTTCGGCCAAGCACTTTCCAGATGTCGTCTGACTTTGCCGAAAGCTGACGCGAAACGCTTTTCGTTTTAGACTTCGGTTTGGGGGCTGATGCTTCAACGTCAATGCGAGTCTCCGCTGGTACTTGCGGTGGTTGCTTGCTTTGGACGGTTGCACTGGCCGAGGAGTTTGACTGCGAAAGAGCTTCGGCAAGGAATGGTGCTGTGACAGAAACATTCTTCCGCTTCTTGCCTTCACCAGTCGCTGCAAGCTGTTCTGGGGTGCCTTGGAAAACAATCTGTCCGCCTGAAACACCCGCACCGGGCCCCATGTCGATGATCCAGTCAGCGCACTTGATGACATCCAAGTTATGTTCAATCACCACGCATGTGTTGCCCAAGTCCACGAGGCGTTGCATGACGTCAAGTAGTTTGGCGATATCGTCGAAGTGTAGACCGGTGGTCGGTTCGTCGAGGAGATAAAGGGTTTGGCCGGTTCCCGGGCGAGACAGTTCCGAAGCCAGCTTGACTCGCTGAGCTTCACCACCGGAAAGCGTCGGCGCGGATTGGCCGATCGTGACATAATCGAGCCCGACATCGCATAGCGTTTGCAAAATGCGAACGATCCGCGGTTCTGACGCGAACAGCTCGACGGCTTCGCCACAGGACATCTCAAGCACGTCGGCGATCGATTGGCCATGGTATTTGATTTCCAGGACATCGTCGTTGTAGCGCCGCGAATCACACTCTTCGCAAGGCACCCAAACGTCCGGCAGAAAGTGCATTTCGATCCGGCGTTGGCCGCTGCCTTCGCAAGATTCGCACCTTCCCCCGGACACATTGAAACTGAATGTTCGTGCCGTAAAGCGACGTTCGGCTGCTTCGGGAATGGAGGCAAACAGATTGCGAATTAGGTCGAATACGCCGGTGTACGTCGCCGGGTTGCTGCTTGGCGTATTACCGATAGGTGATTGATCGACACGAATGATTTTGTCGATATGCCGCATGCCTTCGATGCGATCGAAACGCCCCGGTTTTTCACGAGCACGGTGCAGACGTTTTGCCAAAATCGGGTACAGCGTTCCTTCGATCAGTGTGCTTTTCCCGCTTCCGCTCGGACCGGTGACCGCTGTCATCACTCCCAGCGGGACTTTCAGATCGACGTCGTGTAGATTGTGCTCGGACGCGCCGTAGAGCGATAGGAAGTTCACCATCGGCTGGCCCGCATCGGTGTAAACCGGTCGGCGAGACTTCGGTACGGTGATGTGCTTGGTTCCTTGAATGTATCCACCGGTCACGGACTGTTCAGCCGGATGCAGATCGGTAGGCGCACCGGACGCGACGATCCGCCCGCCATGCCGTCCGGCTCTGGGACCGAAGTCGCACAGGTAGTCACTACCGGCAATCACATCTCGATCGTGTTCAACAACTAACAAGGTGTTACCCAAATCACGCAGCCGGTGAAGTGCCGAAAGCAATCGTAGGTTGTCTCGCGGGTGCAAGCCAATCGTCGGTTCATCCAGCACGTACAACACACCACACAGTCCGCTGCCCAGTTGTGCCGCCAAGCGAATTCGCTGCGCTTCACCGCCTGATAGTGTTGCTGCGCCTCGGTGTAGTGTGAGGTAGTCGAGCCCGACATCCAACAAGAAGCGAACACGTGATGTCACTTCACGGAGCAACTCACCGGCGATTTTCTTTTCACGCTTGTCAAGTTTCCAGGTTTTGATTTCCTGTTCCAAGCGTTCCAGGGGCATCTGAACCAAATCGGCCATTGTCAGATCGCGAAAACGGCAGGCCGCCGCTTCTTCGCGTAGACGTGAACCGTGACAAGAGCTGCAGTCAATTTCGTCGACGAACTGCTCCAGTTTTCCGCGCAGGCCGGGCGTCAGTCGCGAAGCTTCTTCGAGCGCCGGGTAAAAGCCTTTGAATTGGAAACGGAACAGGCGCTCATTCGAATCCGATTCCGGTTTGGCATCACGGTGATTCACTTCGATCCAGCGAGGACCCAATCCGTGAAAAAGGATTCGTCGATGTGTCGCAGTCAGCTCATCGTACGGGAGATCGATCGGGATTCCGGTTTGCCGCGAAAGGGCTCGCAATAGCCAAAGCGACACATCCTCTTCGACATTGGGCCAAAGGTGCGCGACACCTTTGCGAAGTGATTTGCGAGGCGAATCCAACAACGCCGCGGGGTTGGTCCCACGCTGCTTCCCCAAGCCTTCGCATTGCTGGCACCAGCCAACGGAACTGTTAAACGAAAAATGGTGGGGCGTTAATGTCGGGAACGATCGTCCACATGTGCCACAGACCAAGTGTTGACTGTGGGTGATCGTTTCCCAGTATTTCTCTTCACGATCCGAGTCCGCGATGGCAACCGAGACGACGCCGATTCCTAGCGAAAGCGATTGTTCAATGCTGTCGCTGATTCGCGATCGTTCGTCCGGATTGATGACGATTCGATCGACCACTACTTCGACACTTTGCTTCCGCCGAGGATCAAGTGCCGGCGCGTCTTCAAGGTCGACGGTTTGGCCATCGATTCGAACTCGGGCAAAGCCTTGGCTACGCAGCGACTGCCAAGTGTCTTTGGACGCTTCCCCGGCGACGACTTCGATCGGCGAAAGCAACAGTGCACGCGTTCCTTCGGGCATGGCGAGTACCTTTTCGGTAATCTCGTCGGGAGTTTGCGTGCCAACTTCGATTTCGCAATCGGGGCAATACCGTGTTCCCAGTCTCGCCATCAAGATGCGTAGGTAGTCATAAACCTCGGTGACAGTCCCGACGGTACTTCGCGGCGAATGACCGAGGTTCTTTTGTTCCAACGCGACCGCTGGGGACAGTCCGTCGATACGTTCGACTTTAGGCTTTTGAACCTGTCCGATGAATTGCCGGGCATACGACGAAAGTGACTCGACGTATCGACGTTGGCCTTCGGCATAGATCGTGTCCATCGCCATCGAACTTTTGCCACTTCCGCTTGGGCCACAGAACACCGTCATGGCGTCGCGAGGGATCTCCACGTCGACCGATTTCAAATTGTGCTGATCGGCAGCTTTGACGACCAAGTGGGTTTTTGCTTGATCGTTCGGAGGGGCCAAGTCGACGTGTGTGCGGTTGTCGGCGACCTTGGCTTTCTTCTTCGAGCGGCGCACCTGCATCACGTTTGCCAACGCGGCACCGGTATGGCTTTCGGCGCACTTTGCGATGTCGGTCGGACGCCCCGCTGCGATAATCGTTCCACCGCCGGCGCCGCCTTCGGGGCCAAGATCGATGACGTAGTCCGCTGTCTTGATCACGTCCAGGTTGTGCTCGACGATCACAACGGTGTTGCCTCGATCGGCCAGTCCGTGGATGACTTTGAGCAGCAGTTCGATGTCGGCGAAGTGCAAACCGGTCGTCGGTTCGTCCAAGACGTAAAGGGTTCGCCCGGTTTCTTTCTTGCTTAGCTCACGTGACAGTTTGATTCGCTGGGCTTCGCCACCAGACAGCGTCGGTGATGGCTGTCCAAGCTTTAGGTATTCCAGGCCAACGTCCACCAGCGTCTGAAGCTTTTCGGCGATTTTTGGGACGTTCTTAAATAGCTTCAACGCTTGCGAGATATCCATTTCAAGGACGTCTGCAATCGATGCGCCTTTGAATTCGACTGACAGGGTTTCGCGGTTGTATCGCCGTCCGGCACAGACGGGGCAAGTGACCCAAATGTCGGCGAGGAAATCCATTTCCAGCTTGGAGGCGCCGTTGCCATCACATGCCGCACAGCGTCCGCCATCAACGTTGAAGCTGAATCGGCTTGCCGTGTAGCCACGTGTTTTCGCTTCGGGAAGTTTCGCATACAGGTTGCGAATCTCGTCGAAGACTTTGACGTACGTCGCAGGATTGCTACGCGGGGTTCTGCCGATCGGTGATTGGTCGATTGCGATCGTCTTGTCGAGATGCTCTAAGCCGCTGATCGATTCATGGTCACCGACTTCGCTTTCGGCACCATTAAGTGCGTTGCGAAGTGCGGGTTCTAAAATGCCGCCGATCAGCGAGCTTTTTCCGCTTCCGGAGACACCGGTCACACAAGTGACTGTTTGTAGCGGAATCGTCGCATCGACGTTCCTTAGGTTATGGAACGTGGCCCCATGAATGGTGAGCTGTTGTTCGTGATCGATGTCGCGAAGCTGTTGCGGGATCGCGATAGTTTTTTCGCCGGAAAGGTATTTACCGGTTTCGCTGCGTGGCTTTTCACCCAGTTCGTCGGCAGAACCGATGCCGACGATCTTGCCACCACGGACACCCGGACCGGGGCCAAAATCGACGATCCGATCCGAAGCCCGCATAGTGTCTTCGTCGTGCTCGACAACGATCAAGGTATTGCCGGCGTCCCGCAATCGCACCAAGGTTTCGATCAGCCGATCGTTGTCTCGCGCATGAAGTCCGATCGATGGTTCGTCGAGAATGTACAGTACGCCGACAAGCCCGCTGCCGATTTGGCCAGCCAAACGAATTCGCTGTGATTCGCCACCCGAAAGCGTCGGCGCGGTTCTTGAAAGGGTCAGGTAGTTCAGCCCGACACCCAAGAGGAATCCGATCCGTGTTCGGATTTCTTTTAAGGCTTCCGACGCGATCTTTGCATCCGTTTCGGAGAGTTCCAAATCGACAAAGAATTCGTGCAACCGGTCGATGGAAAGGTCACACAGTTCGGGCAACGAGAAACTTTGTTGGTCACCAAACGACACGCTTTTGGTTGTGATCGTGGTTGCCGCGGCTTGTCGATTTAGGCGTTGACCGTGGCAATCAACGCAGTCGATCGTGTCCATGAACTTTTCAAGATGCCGCAATTGCATCTTGTTGTTCGTCGTTCGGTATCGATCGAGCAGTTCGGGAATAAATCCATCGAAAGAGCCAGAGTACTTTCGACTCCGTTTACCGCCTCGCCAAGTAAGTTCGTAAGTCGAGTCGCTTCCCCACAACCACAG is a window of Stieleria sp. JC731 DNA encoding:
- the uvrA gene encoding excinuclease ABC subunit UvrA — protein: MSTTEIKVKGAREHNLRDVNLTLPRGELICFSGVSGSGKSSLAFDTLYAEGQRRYVESLSNYARQFMGQMPKPDVDLVSGLSPSISIAQKSTGTNPRSTVGTITEIYDFLRVLFARVGTPNCPNCQVPITAQPADAITSRILDCDPECDVWIMAPLVRAQKGEFKDLFEDLRKQGFTRARVDGETIRLADPPPLDRTRRHDVEVVVDRIGADFRDRGRIQEAVVQTLRLGDASVIVSLSEINAESAEHPRQDILYSSRYSCPSCGESFRPPSPQLFSFNNPQGMCQACDGLGHLYTFIPDRIIPDEKKSIRNGAISLLGKWGDIGRYRRHIYKGFADAMDKMLELESGSMLQTKWQDLSAEARKLWLWGSDSTYELTWRGGKRSRKYSGSFDGFIPELLDRYRTTNNKMQLRHLEKFMDTIDCVDCHGQRLNRQAAATTITTKSVSFGDQQSFSLPELCDLSIDRLHEFFVDLELSETDAKIASEALKEIRTRIGFLLGVGLNYLTLSRTAPTLSGGESQRIRLAGQIGSGLVGVLYILDEPSIGLHARDNDRLIETLVRLRDAGNTLIVVEHDEDTMRASDRIVDFGPGPGVRGGKIVGIGSADELGEKPRSETGKYLSGEKTIAIPQQLRDIDHEQQLTIHGATFHNLRNVDATIPLQTVTCVTGVSGSGKSSLIGGILEPALRNALNGAESEVGDHESISGLEHLDKTIAIDQSPIGRTPRSNPATYVKVFDEIRNLYAKLPEAKTRGYTASRFSFNVDGGRCAACDGNGASKLEMDFLADIWVTCPVCAGRRYNRETLSVEFKGASIADVLEMDISQALKLFKNVPKIAEKLQTLVDVGLEYLKLGQPSPTLSGGEAQRIKLSRELSKKETGRTLYVLDEPTTGLHFADIELLLKVIHGLADRGNTVVIVEHNLDVIKTADYVIDLGPEGGAGGGTIIAAGRPTDIAKCAESHTGAALANVMQVRRSKKKAKVADNRTHVDLAPPNDQAKTHLVVKAADQHNLKSVDVEIPRDAMTVFCGPSGSGKSSMAMDTIYAEGQRRYVESLSSYARQFIGQVQKPKVERIDGLSPAVALEQKNLGHSPRSTVGTVTEVYDYLRILMARLGTRYCPDCEIEVGTQTPDEITEKVLAMPEGTRALLLSPIEVVAGEASKDTWQSLRSQGFARVRIDGQTVDLEDAPALDPRRKQSVEVVVDRIVINPDERSRISDSIEQSLSLGIGVVSVAIADSDREEKYWETITHSQHLVCGTCGRSFPTLTPHHFSFNSSVGWCQQCEGLGKQRGTNPAALLDSPRKSLRKGVAHLWPNVEEDVSLWLLRALSRQTGIPIDLPYDELTATHRRILFHGLGPRWIEVNHRDAKPESDSNERLFRFQFKGFYPALEEASRLTPGLRGKLEQFVDEIDCSSCHGSRLREEAAACRFRDLTMADLVQMPLERLEQEIKTWKLDKREKKIAGELLREVTSRVRFLLDVGLDYLTLHRGAATLSGGEAQRIRLAAQLGSGLCGVLYVLDEPTIGLHPRDNLRLLSALHRLRDLGNTLLVVEHDRDVIAGSDYLCDFGPRAGRHGGRIVASGAPTDLHPAEQSVTGGYIQGTKHITVPKSRRPVYTDAGQPMVNFLSLYGASEHNLHDVDLKVPLGVMTAVTGPSGSGKSTLIEGTLYPILAKRLHRAREKPGRFDRIEGMRHIDKIIRVDQSPIGNTPSSNPATYTGVFDLIRNLFASIPEAAERRFTARTFSFNVSGGRCESCEGSGQRRIEMHFLPDVWVPCEECDSRRYNDDVLEIKYHGQSIADVLEMSCGEAVELFASEPRIVRILQTLCDVGLDYVTIGQSAPTLSGGEAQRVKLASELSRPGTGQTLYLLDEPTTGLHFDDIAKLLDVMQRLVDLGNTCVVIEHNLDVIKCADWIIDMGPGAGVSGGQIVFQGTPEQLAATGEGKKRKNVSVTAPFLAEALSQSNSSASATVQSKQPPQVPAETRIDVEASAPKPKSKTKSVSRQLSAKSDDIWKVLGRKWHSMHKGFENNEKPEWPLNLPDRLFTQIEKIAGEDSLKMAASNRVDVVGDDGKVRLSIKTRELDAVKIVSRDSIAKSEVAELAEVNISVQGDDDETTLSINRLGQAAKPALKRFLKKALQ
- a CDS encoding DUF1501 domain-containing protein yields the protein MDLNHPAFLTRRKFFTTGGSLLGGAAMMSLMGNAFDNPSAMASESGVPSGGGHPGAVPTHFPPTAKRVIYLHMVGGPSQMDLFDYKPQMKDWYDKDLPESIRNGQRLTTMTSGQSRFPISPSKYKFTQAGECGMWLNQELLPNLAKKADEICWMRSLNTEAINHEPAIAAMQTGNQVAGRPCLGSWASYGLGSMNENLPAFVVLVAIPSNREQEQAISARLWHSGYLPGEHAGVSFRSSGDPILYINNPPGVPDQLRKRSIEQLNEMNRLNLERYHDPDTATRIRQYEMAYRMQASVPELTDIASESQHTFELYGEAAKKPGTFANSVLMARRLAERGVRFIQVYHNNWDHHGNLAGRMPSQCKDVDQPCYALLEDLKQRGMLEDTLVIWGGEFGRTIYTQGRLSRDNYGRDHHPRCFSMWMAGGGAKGGTIYGETDEFSYNIVKDPIHIRDFHATVLHLLGFDHERFTYRYQGLDQKLTGVEPAHVIKPLIA